The Nonlabens spongiae genome contains a region encoding:
- the panD gene encoding aspartate 1-decarboxylase, producing MLITVVKSKIHRVKVTGADLNYIGSITIDEDLMDGANIVEGEKVQIVNNNNGNRLETYAIPGPRGSGEITLNGAAARLVSKGDVLILITYAQMTMEEAKGFKPTLLFPNEEDNTLT from the coding sequence ATGTTGATTACAGTCGTAAAATCCAAGATCCACAGGGTGAAAGTTACAGGCGCAGACCTGAATTACATAGGTAGCATCACAATTGATGAAGACCTTATGGATGGCGCAAACATCGTAGAGGGTGAAAAGGTTCAAATCGTTAATAACAATAACGGAAATAGATTAGAAACCTATGCCATTCCTGGCCCTAGAGGAAGCGGTGAAATAACCTTAAATGGTGCGGCTGCCCGCCTTGTATCAAAAGGAGATGTTTTGATCCTTATAACTTACGCGCAAATGACCATGGAAGAGGCAAAGGGCTTTAAGCCTACCTTGCTTTTTCCTAATGAGGAGGATAACACCCTTACCTAG